The Mangrovibacillus cuniculi sequence GGCAGAAGGAGTTGTGTTATCTACATATTTTATAGTGGACTCTACCAGAAACCGCAATACACTAAGAAGTTCTATCTGGAAGTTAGTAGATGATGAGTGGAGACTGTTCTATCATCAGGGGACCATTTCACCTTTGGAGTTAGAAGACGTGTTGGCAGGGAATCTTTCTAAGTAGATTTGGAGATAACGTGTGTTCAAGGAGAGGTATGAGAGAAGTAGAGCACACGATAACTGAATAACGTGTGTTCAAGGAGAGGTATAAGCAGAGAAGAGCGCACGTTAAATGAATAACGTGTGTTCAAGGAAGGGTATTTGAGAAGTAGAGCGCACGTTAAATGAATAACGTGTGGTCAAGAATGGATTTGAGAGAAGTAGAGCACACATTAAATAAATAACAAGTGCTCTACAAATGAAGAGTCATGAGCGAAGTATTTACTCTCCACTATTTTTATCCACCAACTCAAACCTCTCACAAACTAGCATCATATCTTCTGTATACTCCAAGCCCAGTTCGGCTAGTTCTTTTGTGAAAAATTTTTCGTGTGCACTGCGCCAGTATTCATACGTTCGGTCTCCTTCGCCCTCAGAAATAGCGAAGTCCTCTGACACCTCGTTCATCGGCATGACTTCCACGCTAGTTGTCTTAATAATCGCAACGGGTTCATCCTTACTGCTTAACACCACACTATAATCTCCCACAGCGGGAAGCGGCTCGTCCTCACCATAGAAAACATAACCGGAGCACGTCGCTGTTTTTATCCCATCAATCACTAGTTGAGCTAATTGATCTGGACTAGCCCCAAACTGCCACGCTGTAACGCTAGTAGGGGCAGTCTCTCCTTGCTTTTCCCAAAAACGATTCCAATACTCTTTTGATTTACTATTCATTGTTGTTCACTCCTAATCTTATGTATCTATTTAAGTATAACACTAATTATTTGAATATTTTGGTATAATAAAGATATCTATGGCGATAAGGAGAAAGAAGATGATCAGACAAGCAGTAGGCGCAGTAATAGTTTCAAAGAATACGATTTTACTAGTACACAAAGTGAAAATCGGGGCAGTGAAAACTGAAGATATTACAATTCCAGGAGAGTGGGACTTTCCAAAAGGCGGTTTAGAAGCGGATGATGTGGATCTAGAATCTGCGCTTTTACGAGAGTTACAGGAAGAAACGGGCTCCACTAATTATGAAATCCTCAGCCAGCTTCCAGAGAAAATCTGCTTCTCTTTTCCACCTGCATTAGCAGCAAAATTAGGATTGGAAAGACAAGAGACGACCATGTTTCTAGTTCGTTACTGTGGTGATGGAACAGACTTACAACCTAATGATGAAGAGATTGACCAGCTGGCGTTCATACCTTTCGCTGAAATCTCAGAAAAACTAACCCACCAAGATACAAAGGATTTCTGGGCAAAAATCCACACTCTCTTACCGACAGACCAGTAAGTAACAGCAACCATCTGCAACTACTCTCGCCGGTGAGGACATAAGAAAACAGGTGCCGATA is a genomic window containing:
- a CDS encoding NUDIX domain-containing protein: MIRQAVGAVIVSKNTILLVHKVKIGAVKTEDITIPGEWDFPKGGLEADDVDLESALLRELQEETGSTNYEILSQLPEKICFSFPPALAAKLGLERQETTMFLVRYCGDGTDLQPNDEEIDQLAFIPFAEISEKLTHQDTKDFWAKIHTLLPTDQ
- a CDS encoding ASCH domain-containing protein — its product is MNSKSKEYWNRFWEKQGETAPTSVTAWQFGASPDQLAQLVIDGIKTATCSGYVFYGEDEPLPAVGDYSVVLSSKDEPVAIIKTTSVEVMPMNEVSEDFAISEGEGDRTYEYWRSAHEKFFTKELAELGLEYTEDMMLVCERFELVDKNSGE